Proteins encoded by one window of Branchiostoma floridae strain S238N-H82 chromosome 6, Bfl_VNyyK, whole genome shotgun sequence:
- the LOC118418390 gene encoding transmembrane protein 70, mitochondrial-like codes for MAAFLQTLRSSFQASYPSRISLSRTVSKSLYRNQLVLNPCGAARCINTLSITANQKLTFGGLSLRPVFVKSTRAITTSKPTCFDLFDYDAPKPHEWQTPDGRLLYKGALANIVVKVKFFSYSTSLLGISLMTPIFWHGGISHYNVFAQVFIYLMSVGFILVSPAVLHFLSRGYVVRMYHDAAKDQYTVVTKNIILMEKKTRFTQEDVKVPELRRMFTTFMAGGKGYLVNEASFYHARDYDHLMGYDKPLDFDMEVPDEGITKDSGKEKDA; via the exons ATGGCTGCTTTCTTACAG ACTCTGAGGTCATCGTTCCAGGCATCCTACCCGTCCAGAATTTCCCTATCAAGAACAGTATCAAAATCGCTGTACAGAAACCAGCTTGTCCTCAACCCATGTGGAGCAGCACGATGCATCAACACACTGTCAATCACCGCTAACCAAAAACTTACCTTTGGAGGACTGTCTCTCCGACCAGTGTTCGTCAAGAGTACGCGAGCCATCACAACTTCTAAGCCAAcctgttttgatttgtttgacTACGATGCCCCGAAGCCTCACGAATGGCAAACACCAGATGGCCGCCTCCTCTACAAGGGTGCCTTGGCAAACATTGTTGTCAAGGTGAAGTTCTTCTCCTATTCAACCAGTCTTCTTGGCATATCGCTGATGACTCCTATCTTCTGGCACGGAGGTATCAGTCACTACAACGTGTTCGCACAAGTTTTCATCTATCTCATGAGCGTGGGATTCATCCTTGTGTCTCCAGCAGTCCTGCACTTCTTGTCAAGAGGGTATGTGGTACGTATGTACCACGATGCTGCAAAAGACCAGTACACTGTGGTCACAAAGAACATAATTCTTATGGAGAAGAAGACTCGGTTTACACAGGAAGACGTTAAGGTGCCAGAACTGAGAAGGATGTTCACTACTTTCATGGCAGGGGGAAAAGGATACTTGGTGAATGAAGCATCGTTCTATCATGCTCGTGACTACGACCATCTCATGGGGTATGACAAGCCGCTTGACTTTGACATGGAAGTCCCAGATGAGGGGATAACGAAAGATTCAGGCAAAGAAAAAGATGCATAA
- the LOC118418650 gene encoding uncharacterized protein LOC118418650 isoform X1, producing MWAHCISPKMSSRGHQGALWLFLFAFFVSGCVSIRREEGSDVQLSCIVPIPSEYVLEWKRGAEVILRYTSTSGAAVVPAVSFAGRVSLVGARMDLGITSVKWTDSGQFYCSVRNLATSDPPVTSSSQTLTVDGMTTMESDVISRRDNLGGCTADTSGVQLVTVILMTTAAGVGGMLAGAALALLCRAMCRDSGRDDDSRVFHAAEVAF from the exons ATGTGGGCTCATTGTATTTCCCCCAAGATGTCATCAAGAGGACACCAGGGAGCCTTGTGgctgtttttgtttgcattttttgtttCAG GTTGTGTGTCCATTAGACGAGAGGAGGGCTCAGACGTGCAGTTGTCGTGTATCGTCCCGATCCCGAGCGAGTATGTCCTGGAGTGGAAGCGGGGTGCTGAGGTGATTCTCCGGTACACCAGTACTTCAGGTGCCGCAGTGGTCCCAGCTGTGAGCTTCGCTGGGAGAGTTTCTCTCG TTGGAGCGCGGATGGATTTGGGGATAACATCGGTGAAATGGACAGATTCCGGACAGTTTTACTGCAGTGTTAGAAACCTGGCGACCTCTGACCCGCCGGTGACGTCATCCAGCCAAACATTAACAGTTGACG GAATGACTACGATGGAAAGTGACGTCATCTCCAGACGGGACAATTTGGGAGGTTGTACAG cagataccaGTGGAGTGCAGTTGGTCACAGTAATCCTGATGACAACAGCAGCAGGGGTTGGGGGGATGCTGGCGGGGGCAGCACTGGCGCTGTTGTGTCGTGCCATGTGCCGAGACTCAGGACGGGATG ATGATTCCAGAGTTTTTCACGCTGCTGAAGTGGCTTTCTAA
- the LOC118418650 gene encoding uncharacterized protein LOC118418650 isoform X2 has protein sequence MWAHCISPKMSSRGHQGALWLFLFAFFVSGCVSIRREEGSDVQLSCIVPIPSEYVLEWKRGAEVILRYTSTSGAAVVPAVSFAGRVSLVGARMDLGITSVKWTDSGQFYCSVRNLATSDPPVTSSSQTLTVDGMTTMESDVISRRDNLGGCTDTSGVQLVTVILMTTAAGVGGMLAGAALALLCRAMCRDSGRDDDSRVFHAAEVAF, from the exons ATGTGGGCTCATTGTATTTCCCCCAAGATGTCATCAAGAGGACACCAGGGAGCCTTGTGgctgtttttgtttgcattttttgtttCAG GTTGTGTGTCCATTAGACGAGAGGAGGGCTCAGACGTGCAGTTGTCGTGTATCGTCCCGATCCCGAGCGAGTATGTCCTGGAGTGGAAGCGGGGTGCTGAGGTGATTCTCCGGTACACCAGTACTTCAGGTGCCGCAGTGGTCCCAGCTGTGAGCTTCGCTGGGAGAGTTTCTCTCG TTGGAGCGCGGATGGATTTGGGGATAACATCGGTGAAATGGACAGATTCCGGACAGTTTTACTGCAGTGTTAGAAACCTGGCGACCTCTGACCCGCCGGTGACGTCATCCAGCCAAACATTAACAGTTGACG GAATGACTACGATGGAAAGTGACGTCATCTCCAGACGGGACAATTTGGGAGGTTGTACAG ataccaGTGGAGTGCAGTTGGTCACAGTAATCCTGATGACAACAGCAGCAGGGGTTGGGGGGATGCTGGCGGGGGCAGCACTGGCGCTGTTGTGTCGTGCCATGTGCCGAGACTCAGGACGGGATG ATGATTCCAGAGTTTTTCACGCTGCTGAAGTGGCTTTCTAA